Below is a genomic region from Delftia tsuruhatensis.
AACAGGCTTGCACGGGCATTGGCGGCCGCGCCGCATGATTGACATCATGATGCACTGCAGCATGAACTCGGCGGTCCGCCGGGTTCCGCTCCACCGGAGTTTGACAGGCATCAAGCCCATGCCAGTAAAGCCGGTGCCCAGGCCGCTGCGCGCGCCGTGCACATGCCAGCATTCCCGGACCGGGCGCGCTTCGCCTCGGTGTACCCATGCAGTAAAACAGGAGAAAAGCCGACATGCCAGCCAACCGATTCTTGCCCGAGGAATGGGAATGCCGCCTTCAGGAAATCGACCTGGAGATCGCTCGCCACGCCGTCATCTGCAAGATTCCGCTCCTGCAGGCCGGCGTGGTGGAACGCGTGCTGGCCGACGACGCCAGCGTCTGCGGCGCAGGGCACGAGACCGCGTTCAAGACGCTGCGCGGTCTCTTGTACATGCACTACACCGAAGTGCTGCACATCAGTGAGGTGCTCAGCCCCGATGCGGCCCAGGAGATCGCCCACCGCGTGCGCCTGCGACTGGCGCAACGCCTGGGCCAGCAGCTCGGAGGCTGAGGACGGGCGGCCTTGCCTTGCGTCGGCAAGGCAAGAAAAAAGGGCTACGACACAGTCGTAGCCCTTTTCCAATTTGGTTGCGCGAGAAGGATTTGAACCTCCGACCTTTGGGTTATGAGCCCAACGAGCTACCAGACTGCTCCATCGCGCGGTATTCCAAAATTATAGCAGATTATTCAGCTGCCTTGGCTTCTGCAGCGCCTTCTTCAGCGCGTTCCACCAGTTCCACGAAGGCCATGGGGGCGTTGTCGCCCACGCGGAAGCCCATCTTCAGGATACGGGTGTAGCCACCGGGACGCTTGGCGAAACGCGGGCCCAGCTCGTTGAAGAGCTTGGTCACGCTGTCGCGGTCGCGCAGGCGGTCGAAAGCCAGGCGGCGATTGGCAACGGTGTCGACCTTGGCCAGGGTGATCATGGGCTCGATCACGCGGCGCAGTTCCTTGGCCTTGGGAACGGTGGTCTTGATGGCTTCATGCTCGATGAGCGAATTCATCATGTTCTTCAGCATCGCCAGGCGGTGCGAAGAGGTGCGATTGAGTTTGCGGAGGCCGTGACCGTGACGCATGGTGCTTTATTCCTAAGATATGTAATTAGGACTTGTGCAAACAAGGATGCAAGCCTGGACCCGTTACCGGATCTGCAGCTTGCCTCAACCGAATTTGCGCAAGTTGTTGATTAATTCGTGCAGCCGTATCAGGTACTGCCCGAGGCACTGAGGCTCTCCAAAAAGGAGAGCCCGTAATTATAGTGCTTAGCGCTTTTCCAGGCCAGCGGGTGGCCAGTTCTCGAGCTTCATGCCCAGCGTCAGACCGCGGGAAGCCAGGACTTCCTTGATCTCGTTGAGCGACTTGCGACCCAGGTTGGGGGTCTTGAGCAGCTCGTTCTCGGTACGCTGGATCAGGTCGCCGATGTAGTAGATGTTCTCTGCCTTGAGGCAGTTGGCCGAACGCACGGTGAGTTCCAGCTCGTCCACGGGACGCAGCAGGATGGGATCAAAGGCGGTTGCGGCACCACGGCCACCGGCCGGAGCATCGAAGACGCTGGCGATGTCGCCACCGTCCAGCTGTGCGAACACGGCCAGCTGTTCCACCAGGATCTTGGCGGAGGCGCGCACGGCGTCCTCGGCGGTGATCGCACCATTGGTCTCGATCTCCACCACCAGCTTGTCCAGGTCGGTGCGCTGTTCCACGCGGGCCGACTCGACGGCATAGCTCACGCGCTTGACGGGCGAGAACGAAGCGTCCAGCACGATGCGGCCGATCGACTTCGTGGACTCGTCGCCATAGCGGCGCACGTTGCCGGGCACGTAGCCACGGCCCTTCTCGACCTTGATCTGCATGTCCAGCTTGCCGCCTTGCGACAGGTTGGCGATGACATGATCAGGGTTGATGATCTCCACGTCATGGGGCGTCTGGATGTCGCGCGCCGTCACGACGCCTTCACCATCCTTGCGCAGGGACAGCGTCACCTCGTCGCGGTTGTGCAGCTTGAACACCACGCCCTTGAGGTTCAGCAGGATGTTGACCACATCTTCCTGGACACCGTCGATGGACGAGTACTCGTGCAGCACACCAGCAATCGTCACTTCCGTCGCTGCGTAACCCACCATGGACGAGAGCAGGACACGGCGCAGGGCATTGCCCAGCGTATGGCCATAGCCACGCTCAAACGGCTCCAGAACAACTTTGGCGCGGTTGTGGCCAAGCTGTTCGACATTGATTGTCTTGGGCTTCAGCAAATTCGTTTGCATGCAGACTTCCTCTCAATACCCCCGGCTCGTTACACCGGTAAGGCTGGTGAAGCACCCCAGCGCGATGCCTCGCGGCTGGGGGACGGTTTTACAGAAATGTCGCTGCTCAGGATTAACGCGAGTACAACTCAACGATCAGGGATTCGTTGATGTCAGCACCGAATTCGTCGCGGTCGGGCGACTTCTTGAACGTGCCTTCTGCCTTGTCGGCAGACACTTCCACCCATGCGGGGAAACCGACTTGACCAGCCAGTTGCAGGGCTTCGACGATACGAGCCTGCTTCTTGGACTTTTCACGCACGGCAACCACGTCACCCACCTTGACCATGTAGGAGGGGATGTTCACCGATTGGCCGTTCACCGTGATCGCCTTGTGCGACACCAGCTGACGCGCTTCGGAGCGGGTCGAGCCGAAGCCCATGCGGTACACCACGTTGTCCAGACGCGACTCCAGCAGCGACAGCAGATTGGCACCGGTGTTGCCCTTCTTCTTGTCGGCGGCTTCGAAGTAGCGGCGGAATTGCTTCTCCAGCACGCCGTACATGCGCTTGACCTTCTGCTTTTCGCGCAGCTGCAGGCCGAAGTCGGAAGTGCGCTGACCGGAAGTACGGCCGTGCTGGCCGGGCTTGGTGTCGAACTTGGACTTGTCGGCGATCGAGCGGCGTGCGCTCTTCAGGAACAGGTCGGTGCCTTCACGGCGGGAGAGTTTGGCCTTGGGGCCGATATAGCGTGCCACTTGATTTCCTTTGTGTCATCTACCGTGCGCAAACACGGGAGCCGCCCGCGATGTTACACATCTGGGCGGCGGTGGGCTTGGTGAAAAAGCTTAGATACGACGGCGCTTCTGAGGGCGGCAGCCGTTGTGGGGAACCGGCGTCACGTCAGCGATGGACGTGATGCGGATGCCGAGGGCGCCCAGGGCGCGGACCGAGGATTCACGGCCGGGACCGGGACCCTTGATTTCCACGTCCAGGTTCTTGATGCCCTGTTCGATGGCAGCACGACCAGCCACTTCCGAAGCCACCTGGGCAGCGAAGGGAGTCGACTTGCGCGAACCCTTGAAGCCCTGGCCGCCCGACGAGGCCCACGACAGAGCGTTGCCTTGGCGGTCGGTGATGGTGATGATCGTGTTGTTGAACGATGCGTGCACGTGGGCAATGCCGTCCGAGATGTTCTTGCGGACCTTCTTGCGAACGCGCTGTGCAGCGTTGTTTGCGGGAGACTTAGCCATAGTGATCTTTCAATCTCTTTATTTCTTCAAAGCCGCGGCACCCTTGCGCGGACCCTTGCGGGTACGGGCATTCGTGCGGGTACGCTGACCACGCATGGGCAGGCCACGACGATGACGGAAACCGCGATAGCAACCGATGTCCATCAGGCGCTTGATGTTCATCGTGGTTTCGCGACGCAGATCACCTTCCAGCGTCAGGGAAGCCAGCTGGTCACGGATCTTTTCCAGATCGCCGTCAGTCAGTTCCTTGATCTTCTTGGAATATGCGATGCCAGCGGCTTCGCAGATCTTGCGTGCAGTGGTGCGACCGATACCATAGATAGCGGTCAGGCCGATTTCAGCGTGCTGATGCGGCGGGATGTTAATGCCAGCGATACGTGCCATTATTCGTCCTCAAACTTTCCTATCAACCCTGGCGCTGCTTGTGGCGCTGGTCCGTGCAGATCACTCGCACCACACCCTTGCGGCGGATGATCTTGCAGTTACGGCAGATTTTTTTGACCGAAGCCGAAACTCTCATTTCATTCTCCTAAAACTCTACATCCGTTGCGGCCTATCGACCGGGATACTTGCCCGCGATAGATCGAATGGGCGTCTACTAACTCTTACTGGACCCGCCGGCACCGCCGGCCAGGCCCATCACTTAGTTCAATTGCCAAGTGTCGCTTTGAAGTTCGCCTTTTTGAGGAGCGATTCGTACTGCTGCGACATCATGTAGTTCTGCACCTGGGCCATGAAGTCCATGGTCACCACCACGATGATCAGCAGTGATGTGCCACCGAAGTAGAACGGGACGTTGTACTTCAGGATCAGGAACTCGGGCAACAAGCACACGAAGGTGATGTACACCGCGCCAGCCAGGGTCAGGCGAACCAGGATCTTGTCAATGTAGCGGGCCGTCTGGTCACCGGGACGGATCCCGGGGATGAAGGCACCACTCTTCTTCAGGTTGTCGGCGGTTTCCCGGCTGTTGAACACCAGGGCCGTGTAGAAGAAGCAGAAGAAGATGATGGCAGTGGCATAGAGCATCACATAGATCGGCTGACCGGGGGTCAGCGTACTGGCAATGTCCTTCAGCCAGCGCATGGATTCCCCTGCACTGAACCAGTTCACGACGGTCGCCGGCAGCAAGATGATCGAGGAAGCGAAGATGGGAGGGATGACCCCGGCCATGTTCAGCTTCAGCGGCAAGTGCGAGGACTGGCCGCCATACACCTTGTTACCCACCTGACGACGCGCATAGTTCACCAGGATCTTGCGCTGTCCCCGCTCGACAAACACGACGAAGTACGTCACGGCTGCCACCACGAGGACGATGAAGATCGCGGCCAGGATGCTCATGGCACCGGTGCGCACCAGCTCCAGCAGACCACCGATGGAACTCGGCAGACCTGCGGCGATACCTCCGAAGATGAGGATCGAGATGCCGTTGCCCAGACCACGTTCCGTGATCTGTTCACCGAGCCACATCAGGAACATGGTGCCGGCCGTCAGGCTGACCACCGCCGTGAGGCGGAAGCCGAAGCCAGGGCTCAGAACCAGACCTGCCGAGCTTTCCAGAGCCACGGCAATTCCCAGGGACTGAAAAATCGCCAGGCCCAGAGTGCCGTAGCGGGTGTACTGGGTGATCTTGCGACGACCCGATTCACCTTCCTTCTTCAGCTGCTCGAATGTCGGGACCACGTAGGTCATGAGCTGCATGATGATCGATGCCGAGATGTACGGCATGATCCCCAGTGCGAACACCGTGAAGCGCGACAGCGCCCCACCCGAGAACATGTTGAACAGATTGAGAATGCCGCCCTGCTGGCCATTGAACAGCTGCTGCAGCTGCGCTGGGTCGATGCCCGGCACGGGGATATGCGCCCCGATGCGGTAAACGACCAGCGCGAGCAACAGAAAAACCAGGCGGCGGCGAAGATCGCCGAATTTTCCGGTTTTTGCAATTTGAGCTGCGCTAGTAGCCACGGATGTCTTCTTTCAGAACTTTAATCAGGCGATGCTGCCGCCGGCAGCTTCGATGGCGGCCTTGGCGCCGGCGGTGGCGCCGATGCCGCTGAGCTTGACAGCCTTGCTGATTTCACCGCTCTTGATGACCTTGACCACCTTGGCGATTTCACCAACCAGTCCGGCCTGCTTCAGAGCTGCCAGATCGACTTCGGCCAGGCCGAGCTGTTCCAGGGCGGACAGGGTCACTTCTGCATTGAACTTCAGCAGATGCGACTTGAAGCCACGCTTGGGCAGACGGCGCTGCAGAGGCATTTGACCGCCTTCGAAGCCCACCTTGTGGTAGCCGCCCGAACGCGACTTCTGGCCCTTGTGACCACGGCCGGCGGTCTTGCCCAGGCCGGAGCCGATGCCACGGCCGACACGGCGCTTGGCATGCTTGGCACCCGCTGCAGGCTTGATGCTATTGAGTTCCATCATCAATCCTTTCAGAGGACTTTGACCAGATAGCTGATCTTGTTGATCATGCCGCGCACGGCAGGCGTGTCCTGCAGTTCGCTGACGCTATTGAGCTTGCGCAGACCCAGGCCACGGACGGTGGCGCGGTGCGATTGCTTGGTGCCAATGGGGCTGCGCACCAGTTGCACCTTCACGGTTTGTTGCGTTGTCATGTGATTGACTCCGATCAGGCGGTGAAGATGTCTTCAACCGACTTGCCGCGCTTGGCTGCCACTTCCGCGGGGGTCGTGGAGTTCTTCAGAGCGTCAAAAGTCGCGCGGACCATGTTGTAGGGATTCGACGAGCCATGGCTCTTGGCCACGATGTCGGTGATGCCCAGCACTTCGAAGACGGCACGCATCGGGCCGCCAGCGATGATGCCGGTACCCTTGGGAGCGGGGTTCAGCATCACGGATGCTGCGCCATGCTGGCCCATCACGGTGTGATGGATCGAGCCGTTCTTCAGGGACACCTTGATCATGTTGCGACGGGACTCTTCCATCGCCTTTTGCACGGCGGCAGGCACTTCCTTGGACTTGCCCTTGCCCATGCCAACGCGGCCATCGCCGTCGCCAACCACGGTCAGTGCAGCGAAGCCGAGGATACGACCGCCCTTCACGACCTTGGTGACGCGGTTCACCGCGATCATTTTTTCGCGCAGACCGTCGTCACGACCTTCGTCTTGCACCTTGGGAGAAAACTTTGCCATTTCTATCCGCTCCGCTTAGAACTGCAGGCCCGCTTCACGAGCGGCTTCTGCCAAAGCCTTCACGCGGCCGTGGTATGCGAAACCAGCGCGATCGAAAGCCACTTTCTCCACGCCGGCAGCCTTGGCCTTCTCGGCAATGCGCTTGCCGATCAGCGTGGCGGCAGCCACGTTGCCACCCTTGCCGATGGCGCCCAGCTGGGTGCGCACTTCGGCTTCGGCAGTGGAAGCAGAAGCCAGCACCTTGGTGCCATCTTCCGACACCACGCTGGCGTAGATGTGGAGGTTCGTACGGTTCACGCTCAGACGCGCCACGCCTTGCTGTGCAATGCGGATACGGGTCTGGCGGGCACGACGCAGACGCTGCTCTTTCTTGGTCAACATAATGCAGCTCCTTACTTCTTCTTGGTCTCTTTGATCACGACCTTCTCATCCGAGTAACGGATGCCCTTGCCCTTGTAGGGCTCGGGGGGACGAACGGCACGGATCTCAGCAGCCAGTTGGCCAACGACCTGGCGGTCGGCACCCTTGACCACGATTTCCGTGGGGGTCGGGGTGGCGACGGTGATGCCGGCCGGCATTTCGAAGTTCACCGGGTGCGAGAAGCCGATCGCGAGGTTCAGCTTGTTGCCCGAGGCGGCGGCCTTGAAGCCCACGCCGACCAGCGACAGCTTCTTCTCGAAGCCCTTGCTCACGCCCACCACCATGTTGTTCACCAGCTGACGCATGGTGCCGCTCATGGCGTTGGCTTCGCGCGAGTCGTTGACGGGCTCGAAAGACAGCTTGCCTTCGTTGTTGGAGATCTTCACCAGCACGTTCTGGGCCAGCGACAGCGAACCGCCGGTACCCTTCACGTTGATCTGGTCAGCCTTGATGGACACATCCACGCCTGCGGGGATGGCCACGGGAGTCTTTGCTACGCGAGACATTTCAGTATTTCTCCTTAATGTCTTAGGCCACGTAGCACAGCACTTCGCCGCCCACGCCGGTAGCGCGTGCCTTGCGATCCGTCATCACGCCCTTGGGAGTGGTGACGATGGCCACGCCCAGGCCGTTCATGACCTGGGGGATTGCGTCGCGGCCCTTGTACACGCGCAGGCCGGGACGGCTCACGCGCTCGATGCGCTCGATCACCGGACGGCCGGCGTAGTACTTCAGGGTAATTTCGAGTTCGGACTTGCCAGCGTCGGTCTTCACCTGGAAGCCGTCGATGTAGCCTTCATCCTTCAGCACCTGGGCGATGGCAACCTTGACCTTGGAGGAAGGAGCCGACACGGTGGCCTTGGAGACCATTTGTGCGTTGCGGATGCGGGTCAGCAAGTCAGCGATGGGATCACTCATGCTCATGTTTAATCTCTCCTGCTTGCTTACCAGCTGGCCTTGGTGACACCGGGGATGTCGCCGGCGAAGGCCAGTTCACGGATCTTGGCGCGGCCCAGACCGAATTGACGGAAGGTGCCACGGGGACGACCCGTGATCTCGCAGCGGTTGCGCTGGCGAGTGGGGTTCGCGTTACGGGGCAGCTTTTGCAGGCCCAGGCGAGCGGCTTCGCGCTCTTCGTCGCTGCGCTTTGCGTCAGCGGCGATCGCCTTCAGTTCTGCGTACTTGGCAGCGTACTTGGCTGCCAGCTTTTCGCGCTTCAGTTCGCGCTGAATCAATGCAACTTTAGCCATGCGCCACCTCAGTTCTTGAAGGGGAAACGGAAAGCGGCGAGCAGTGCCTTGCACTCGTCGTCGGTCTTTGCCGTGGTCGTGATGCTGATGTTCAGACCACGCAGAGCGTCCACCTTGTCGTACTCGATTTCGGGGAAGATGATCTGTTCCTTGACGCCGACGTTGTAGTTGCCGCGACCGTCGAACGAACGGCCGGAGATACCACGGAAGTCACGCACGCGGGGCAGAGCCACGGTGACGAAACGGTCCAGGAATTCGTACATCTGAACGCCGCGCAGGGTCACCATGCAGCCGATGGCCTGGCCTTCACGGATCTTGAAGCCGGCGATAGCCTTCTTGGCCTTGGTCACCACGGGCTTCTGACCAGCGATCTTGGTCAGGTCGGCCACGGCGTTGTCCATCACCTTCTTGTCGGCCACGGCTTCGCTCACACCCATGTTCAGGGTGATCTTGGTCAGGCGGGGCACTTCCATGGTGGAGGTGTAGCCGAACTTTTCCTTGAGTTCAGCCGCGATCTTTTCGCGATACAGTTTTTGCAGTCGTGCCATGTGTTACCCCTTAGGCCGCCTTGATTTCGGCGCCGTTGGACTTGAACACGCGAACGCGCGTGCCGTCGGCTTGCACCTTGATGCCCACGCGATCGGCCTTGCCGGTCGCTGCATTGAAGATGGCCACGTTGGACTGGTGGATGGGCATGGCCTTTTCCACGATGCCGCCGGTGGTGCCCTTCATGGGGTTCGGCTTGACGTGCTTCTTCACCAGGTTGATGCCTTCGATCAACAGGTGGGAGTCGTCCTTGCGTGCCGAGACCACGCCTTGCTTGCCCTTGTCACGGCCGGTCAGCACGATGACTTGGTCGCCCTTGCGAATCTTGTTCATGGTGCTTCCTTTAGAGAAC
It encodes:
- the rplQ gene encoding 50S ribosomal protein L17; protein product: MRHGHGLRKLNRTSSHRLAMLKNMMNSLIEHEAIKTTVPKAKELRRVIEPMITLAKVDTVANRRLAFDRLRDRDSVTKLFNELGPRFAKRPGGYTRILKMGFRVGDNAPMAFVELVERAEEGAAEAKAAE
- a CDS encoding DNA-directed RNA polymerase subunit alpha, which gives rise to MQTNLLKPKTINVEQLGHNRAKVVLEPFERGYGHTLGNALRRVLLSSMVGYAATEVTIAGVLHEYSSIDGVQEDVVNILLNLKGVVFKLHNRDEVTLSLRKDGEGVVTARDIQTPHDVEIINPDHVIANLSQGGKLDMQIKVEKGRGYVPGNVRRYGDESTKSIGRIVLDASFSPVKRVSYAVESARVEQRTDLDKLVVEIETNGAITAEDAVRASAKILVEQLAVFAQLDGGDIASVFDAPAGGRGAATAFDPILLRPVDELELTVRSANCLKAENIYYIGDLIQRTENELLKTPNLGRKSLNEIKEVLASRGLTLGMKLENWPPAGLEKR
- the rpsD gene encoding 30S ribosomal protein S4, whose translation is MARYIGPKAKLSRREGTDLFLKSARRSIADKSKFDTKPGQHGRTSGQRTSDFGLQLREKQKVKRMYGVLEKQFRRYFEAADKKKGNTGANLLSLLESRLDNVVYRMGFGSTRSEARQLVSHKAITVNGQSVNIPSYMVKVGDVVAVREKSKKQARIVEALQLAGQVGFPAWVEVSADKAEGTFKKSPDRDEFGADINESLIVELYSR
- the rpsK gene encoding 30S ribosomal protein S11; this translates as MAKSPANNAAQRVRKKVRKNISDGIAHVHASFNNTIITITDRQGNALSWASSGGQGFKGSRKSTPFAAQVASEVAGRAAIEQGIKNLDVEIKGPGPGRESSVRALGALGIRITSIADVTPVPHNGCRPQKRRRI
- the rpsM gene encoding 30S ribosomal protein S13, whose amino-acid sequence is MARIAGINIPPHQHAEIGLTAIYGIGRTTARKICEAAGIAYSKKIKELTDGDLEKIRDQLASLTLEGDLRRETTMNIKRLMDIGCYRGFRHRRGLPMRGQRTRTNARTRKGPRKGAAALKK
- the rpmJ gene encoding 50S ribosomal protein L36, coding for MRVSASVKKICRNCKIIRRKGVVRVICTDQRHKQRQG
- the secY gene encoding preprotein translocase subunit SecY, producing MATSAAQIAKTGKFGDLRRRLVFLLLALVVYRIGAHIPVPGIDPAQLQQLFNGQQGGILNLFNMFSGGALSRFTVFALGIMPYISASIIMQLMTYVVPTFEQLKKEGESGRRKITQYTRYGTLGLAIFQSLGIAVALESSAGLVLSPGFGFRLTAVVSLTAGTMFLMWLGEQITERGLGNGISILIFGGIAAGLPSSIGGLLELVRTGAMSILAAIFIVLVVAAVTYFVVFVERGQRKILVNYARRQVGNKVYGGQSSHLPLKLNMAGVIPPIFASSIILLPATVVNWFSAGESMRWLKDIASTLTPGQPIYVMLYATAIIFFCFFYTALVFNSRETADNLKKSGAFIPGIRPGDQTARYIDKILVRLTLAGAVYITFVCLLPEFLILKYNVPFYFGGTSLLIIVVVTMDFMAQVQNYMMSQQYESLLKKANFKATLGN
- the rplO gene encoding 50S ribosomal protein L15; amino-acid sequence: MELNSIKPAAGAKHAKRRVGRGIGSGLGKTAGRGHKGQKSRSGGYHKVGFEGGQMPLQRRLPKRGFKSHLLKFNAEVTLSALEQLGLAEVDLAALKQAGLVGEIAKVVKVIKSGEISKAVKLSGIGATAGAKAAIEAAGGSIA
- the rpmD gene encoding 50S ribosomal protein L30 gives rise to the protein MTTQQTVKVQLVRSPIGTKQSHRATVRGLGLRKLNSVSELQDTPAVRGMINKISYLVKVL
- the rpsE gene encoding 30S ribosomal protein S5; its protein translation is MAKFSPKVQDEGRDDGLREKMIAVNRVTKVVKGGRILGFAALTVVGDGDGRVGMGKGKSKEVPAAVQKAMEESRRNMIKVSLKNGSIHHTVMGQHGAASVMLNPAPKGTGIIAGGPMRAVFEVLGITDIVAKSHGSSNPYNMVRATFDALKNSTTPAEVAAKRGKSVEDIFTA
- the rplR gene encoding 50S ribosomal protein L18, with product MLTKKEQRLRRARQTRIRIAQQGVARLSVNRTNLHIYASVVSEDGTKVLASASTAEAEVRTQLGAIGKGGNVAAATLIGKRIAEKAKAAGVEKVAFDRAGFAYHGRVKALAEAAREAGLQF
- the rplF gene encoding 50S ribosomal protein L6, translated to MSRVAKTPVAIPAGVDVSIKADQINVKGTGGSLSLAQNVLVKISNNEGKLSFEPVNDSREANAMSGTMRQLVNNMVVGVSKGFEKKLSLVGVGFKAAASGNKLNLAIGFSHPVNFEMPAGITVATPTPTEIVVKGADRQVVGQLAAEIRAVRPPEPYKGKGIRYSDEKVVIKETKKK
- the rpsH gene encoding 30S ribosomal protein S8; amino-acid sequence: MSMSDPIADLLTRIRNAQMVSKATVSAPSSKVKVAIAQVLKDEGYIDGFQVKTDAGKSELEITLKYYAGRPVIERIERVSRPGLRVYKGRDAIPQVMNGLGVAIVTTPKGVMTDRKARATGVGGEVLCYVA
- the rpsN gene encoding 30S ribosomal protein S14, with translation MAKVALIQRELKREKLAAKYAAKYAELKAIAADAKRSDEEREAARLGLQKLPRNANPTRQRNRCEITGRPRGTFRQFGLGRAKIRELAFAGDIPGVTKASW
- the rplE gene encoding 50S ribosomal protein L5; its protein translation is MARLQKLYREKIAAELKEKFGYTSTMEVPRLTKITLNMGVSEAVADKKVMDNAVADLTKIAGQKPVVTKAKKAIAGFKIREGQAIGCMVTLRGVQMYEFLDRFVTVALPRVRDFRGISGRSFDGRGNYNVGVKEQIIFPEIEYDKVDALRGLNISITTTAKTDDECKALLAAFRFPFKN
- the rplX gene encoding 50S ribosomal protein L24, whose product is MNKIRKGDQVIVLTGRDKGKQGVVSARKDDSHLLIEGINLVKKHVKPNPMKGTTGGIVEKAMPIHQSNVAIFNAATGKADRVGIKVQADGTRVRVFKSNGAEIKAA